One Actinospica robiniae DSM 44927 genomic region harbors:
- a CDS encoding MFS transporter, whose translation MTSTQAGNGDERAGAAPGVVLVVMCVGYFLVLLDVTIVNVALPSIGTGLHADVSSLQWVVDGYALALASLMLPAGALGDRHGHRRLVLAGLAAFGVGSLACGLAPGAGALVAARAVQGVGAASLLPGTLAIIAGAYPDRKAQARAIGIWAGVGSLALPAGPLVGGVLIDSLGWRWIFLINVPITLAALAATLRVLRADHGRQTGRLDTAGALLGVLVLLTWTFVFIQGGRSGAGSAVVLVALGLAILLSAAFLLVERRRGSEAMLPLDLARRPAFALANISAGVMNLGTLGVLFVLTLFLQSVQHRSPLGAGLALIPLFAPLAVIAPIGGRAVARIGPRLPIIAGFVLAAVGLALLALAHPSSSYAAILLPAFLAWGIGLGILTPAVVAAAVAATPGERAGLASAVNNTARQAGGAIGVALAGAVAGSPGTATFVSRMHTVAAGAAVLFVVLAVVNSLMKYQDSSTNSAEP comes from the coding sequence ATGACAAGTACGCAAGCTGGGAACGGAGACGAACGCGCGGGCGCCGCTCCTGGCGTCGTGCTCGTCGTGATGTGCGTCGGGTACTTCCTCGTCCTGCTCGACGTGACCATCGTGAACGTGGCGCTGCCGAGCATCGGCACGGGCCTGCACGCCGATGTGAGCAGTCTGCAATGGGTCGTCGACGGCTACGCACTGGCGCTCGCCTCCCTCATGCTGCCTGCGGGAGCGCTCGGCGACCGGCACGGGCACCGCCGGCTGGTGCTGGCGGGCCTCGCCGCGTTCGGCGTCGGATCGCTGGCGTGCGGGCTGGCGCCGGGGGCCGGGGCGCTGGTCGCGGCGCGGGCGGTCCAGGGCGTGGGCGCGGCGTCGCTGCTGCCGGGGACGCTGGCGATCATCGCGGGCGCGTATCCCGACCGCAAGGCGCAGGCGCGGGCGATCGGGATCTGGGCCGGCGTGGGCAGTCTCGCCCTGCCGGCCGGGCCGCTGGTCGGCGGCGTGCTGATCGACTCGCTCGGCTGGCGCTGGATCTTCCTGATCAACGTCCCGATCACACTCGCCGCCCTCGCCGCGACACTGCGGGTGCTGCGCGCGGACCACGGCAGGCAGACCGGCAGACTCGACACAGCGGGCGCGCTGCTCGGCGTTCTCGTCTTGCTGACCTGGACTTTCGTGTTCATCCAGGGCGGCCGCTCGGGTGCCGGCTCGGCCGTCGTGCTGGTCGCGCTCGGGCTCGCGATCCTGCTGTCGGCGGCGTTCCTGCTGGTGGAACGGCGACGCGGGAGCGAGGCGATGCTGCCGCTCGACCTGGCCCGGCGTCCGGCCTTCGCGCTGGCCAACATCTCGGCGGGGGTGATGAACCTGGGGACTCTGGGTGTGCTGTTCGTGCTCACGCTCTTCCTGCAATCGGTTCAACACCGCTCCCCCCTCGGCGCCGGGCTCGCGCTGATCCCGCTGTTCGCCCCGCTCGCGGTGATCGCGCCGATCGGCGGGCGGGCGGTGGCGCGGATCGGTCCGCGGCTGCCGATCATCGCCGGGTTCGTGCTGGCCGCGGTCGGACTGGCACTGCTCGCGCTGGCGCACCCGTCGTCGAGCTACGCCGCGATCCTGCTGCCCGCGTTCCTGGCCTGGGGGATCGGGCTCGGGATACTCACCCCGGCCGTGGTGGCGGCGGCCGTGGCCGCGACGCCGGGTGAGAGGGCCGGGCTCGCCTCGGCGGTGAACAACACCGCTCGGCAGGCGGGTGGGGCGATCGGCGTGGCGCTTGCGGGCGCGGTGGCCGGCTCTCCCGGCACTGCGACGTTCGTTTCCCGCATGCACACGGTCGCGGCCGGTGCCGCCGTGCTCTTCGTCGTCCTGGCGGTGGTCAACTCTCTGATGAAGTATCAGGACTCGTCGACGAACTCGGCCGAGCCGTAG
- a CDS encoding phospholipase C: protein MSQNNPLDSLNPARAGAEPGLSRRRFVTSAATLAGAAGVAGVLPENLARAAAATPKRASLSQIKHVVYVMMENRSFDHYFGTYPGARGFQDKTAIRLPNGDSVFRQPDPANPDGYLEPFHMSTITTGAAAVPSLSHDWRDQHAAWNHGAMDGWLTTHLASDGEVNGSYTMGYFTREDIPFHWALAESFTLLDNYHCSVMGPTDPNRLVWMSGNNDPQGQYGGPVLETVTPNPLTYPSAAEILHQAGYSVKAYFSGATSGFNVFSWFRNFQNTTTLPTGLYNSVMLGNTLYGDGTPGGVGDPANPVLAANPALGFEEDCANGVLPDVSWLFMPSIADEHPPNLPAAGAQYLASKLEALASNEDLWNSTVFVLNYDENDGFFDHVPPPVPDERHYPEEFVKLASPKGTPGGGLPVGAGFRVPCIIVSPWTVGGRVFSEVSDHTSGLRFIESVTAAGGLSGHGPVTFTPISRWRRKTFGDFTGALRLNKPQAAPANTQFDPATTAANLAAQTAAAAQPMPTRPGAAQSPPKQEGR, encoded by the coding sequence ATGAGCCAGAACAACCCCCTCGATTCCCTCAACCCCGCCCGAGCCGGAGCCGAGCCGGGCCTCTCCCGCCGCCGGTTCGTCACCAGCGCCGCGACCTTGGCCGGCGCCGCCGGCGTGGCCGGCGTCCTGCCGGAGAACCTGGCCCGGGCCGCCGCCGCGACGCCGAAGCGGGCCAGCCTGTCCCAGATCAAGCACGTCGTGTACGTGATGATGGAGAACCGTTCCTTCGACCACTACTTCGGCACCTACCCGGGCGCCCGCGGCTTCCAGGACAAGACCGCCATCCGGCTGCCGAACGGCGACTCGGTCTTCCGCCAGCCCGACCCGGCCAACCCGGACGGCTACCTCGAGCCCTTCCACATGTCCACCATCACCACCGGCGCCGCCGCCGTCCCGTCGCTCTCACACGACTGGCGCGACCAGCACGCCGCGTGGAACCACGGCGCCATGGACGGGTGGCTGACCACCCACCTCGCCTCCGACGGCGAGGTCAACGGCTCGTACACGATGGGCTACTTCACCCGCGAGGACATCCCGTTCCACTGGGCGCTGGCCGAATCCTTCACCCTGCTCGACAACTACCACTGCTCGGTGATGGGCCCGACCGACCCCAACCGGCTGGTGTGGATGTCCGGCAACAACGACCCGCAGGGCCAGTACGGCGGCCCGGTGCTCGAAACCGTCACGCCGAACCCGCTGACCTACCCGTCCGCGGCGGAGATCCTGCACCAGGCCGGATACAGCGTCAAGGCGTACTTCTCCGGCGCCACCAGCGGATTCAACGTGTTCAGCTGGTTCCGCAACTTCCAGAACACCACGACGCTGCCGACCGGCCTGTACAACTCGGTGATGCTCGGCAACACCCTCTACGGCGACGGCACCCCCGGCGGCGTCGGCGACCCGGCCAACCCGGTTCTGGCCGCCAACCCCGCCCTCGGGTTCGAAGAGGACTGTGCCAACGGCGTGCTCCCCGACGTCAGCTGGCTGTTCATGCCCAGCATCGCCGACGAGCACCCGCCGAACCTCCCGGCAGCCGGCGCGCAGTACCTCGCGTCCAAGCTCGAGGCCCTCGCGTCCAACGAGGACCTGTGGAACTCGACCGTGTTCGTGCTCAACTACGACGAGAACGACGGGTTTTTCGACCACGTCCCGCCGCCGGTCCCGGATGAGCGGCACTACCCCGAGGAGTTCGTGAAGCTGGCCTCGCCCAAGGGCACCCCCGGCGGCGGCCTGCCCGTCGGCGCGGGCTTCCGGGTGCCGTGCATCATCGTCTCCCCGTGGACGGTCGGCGGACGGGTCTTCTCCGAGGTCTCCGACCACACCTCCGGCCTGCGCTTCATCGAGTCCGTCACCGCCGCCGGCGGCCTGTCCGGCCACGGCCCGGTCACCTTCACCCCGATCAGCCGCTGGCGCCGCAAGACCTTCGGCGACTTCACCGGCGCGCTGCGCCTCAACAAGCCCCAGGCCGCCCCCGCCAACACCCAGTTCGACCCGGCCACCACGGCGGCCAACCTCGCCGCCCAGACGGCCGCCGCCGCCCAGCCGATGCCGACTCGGCCCGGCGCGGCCCAGTCGCCGCCGAAGCAGGAGGGCAGATAA
- a CDS encoding HAD family hydrolase, whose translation MKKYILFDHDGVLVDTEFWYFRAGERALAEIGVALDKDRYLRDMAQGLGTWTQARAAGVDDATISKQRAARDAYYQEYLRTEAIEIEGVVEALAELSQHVRMAIVTTAKRADFEIIHEKRRIKQFMDFVLVRDDYKLAKPHPEPYLTGLERFGAAKGETLVVEDSSRGLSSAVAAGIDCAVVYNEFTKAQDFSQASHRINTLTELLDII comes from the coding sequence GTGAAGAAATACATACTCTTCGACCACGACGGCGTCCTGGTGGACACCGAGTTCTGGTATTTCCGGGCCGGAGAGCGCGCCTTGGCCGAGATCGGCGTGGCGTTGGACAAAGACCGCTACCTGCGGGACATGGCACAGGGGCTGGGCACGTGGACCCAGGCCCGGGCGGCGGGCGTCGATGATGCGACCATCAGCAAGCAGCGCGCGGCCCGCGACGCCTACTACCAGGAGTATCTGAGAACGGAAGCCATCGAGATCGAAGGCGTCGTCGAAGCCCTCGCCGAGCTGTCACAGCACGTCCGCATGGCCATCGTGACGACGGCGAAGCGAGCGGACTTCGAGATCATCCATGAGAAGCGCCGGATCAAGCAGTTCATGGACTTCGTCCTCGTCCGCGACGACTACAAGCTCGCCAAACCGCACCCGGAACCGTATCTGACCGGCCTCGAGCGCTTCGGCGCCGCAAAGGGCGAGACGCTGGTGGTGGAGGACTCGTCTCGAGGGCTGAGCTCCGCCGTGGCCGCCGGTATCGACTGCGCCGTCGTCTACAACGAGTTCACCAAGGCCCAGGACTTCAGCCAGGCGAGCCACCGGATCAATACTCTCACTGAGCTCTTAGATATCATTTAA